One Labrus mixtus chromosome 22, fLabMix1.1, whole genome shotgun sequence genomic window carries:
- the LOC132956456 gene encoding alpha-2,8-sialyltransferase 8E-like isoform X2, producing the protein MTLLCLSSLLIWYLLESDVDQHLPAPQRKRAPKTFDLCKECNNTIIKVMQNYSQAWKKQEDNFKKFRSQLSNSCSGFDKAILNQANTVVEPELVDKRKCSFQVSQEVFNTFTKEHPFSNKTWDTCSVVGNGGILTDSSCGERIDSAQFVMRCNLPPLGNGYEKHVGVKTDLVTANPSILREKYESLMKRRRPFVESLHIYRNSLLVFPFSRGNTAIFLRAIYSVEDFGSPIRPVFINPKYFNRLAAFWRVQGLGSAWMSTGLIMTSIALEVCENVHLYGFWPFDNHPYGLYDLTHHYYDDRKAKRFHAMPKEFGLLMQLHRKGVLKLHLGDCQRL; encoded by the exons ATGACTCTCCTGTGTTTGTCGAGCCTGCTGATCTGGTACTTACTGGAAAG TGATGTGGACCAGCACTTACCAGCCCCTCAGAGGAAAAGAGCCCCCAAGACTTTTGACCTCTGCAAAGAATGCAA taATACGATCATAAAAGTAATGCAGAATTACTCCCAAGCCTGGAAGAAGCAGGAGGACAATTTTAAAAAGTTcag ATCTCAGCTGAGCAACAGCTGCAGTGGTTTTGACAAAGCCATCCTTAACCAGGCCAACACTGTAGTGGAACCAGAGCTCGTTGATAAGAGAAAGTGCAGCTTCCAGGTGTCTCAGGAGGTTTTTAACACCTTTACAAAG GAGCATCctttctcaaataaaacatgggACACGTGTTCTGTTGTTGGGAACGGAGGAATCCTGACTGACAGCAGCTGTGGAGAGAGAATTGATTCAGCTCAGTTTGTCATGAG GTGCAACCTTCCTCCTTTGGGAAATGGTTATGAGAAGCATGTCGGTGTCAAAACGGACCTTGTGACAGCGAACCCAAGCATCCTCAGGGAGAA GTATGAGTCTCTGATGAAGCGTCGTCGTCCGTTTGTGGAAAGTCTGCATATTTACCGCAACTCCTTGCTAGTCTTTCCCTTCTCTCGTGGAAACACTGCTATATTTCTGCGGGCCATCTACAGTGTTGAGGACTTTGGAAGCCCCATTAGGCCCGTCTTCATTAACCCTAAGTACTTCAACAGACTGGCTGCCTTCTGGCGTGTACAAGGCTTGGGATCAGCATGGATGAGCACCGGGCTAATTATGACTAGCATAGCTTTGGAGGTCTGTGAAAATGTGCATCTGTATGGGTTCTGGCCCTTCGATAATCACCCCTATGGACTCTACGACCTGACGCACCACTACTATGATGACAGAAAAGCTAAAAGGTTCCACGCCATGCCCAAGGAGTTTGGGCTCCTGATGCAGCTGCACAGAAAGGGGGTGCTCAAGCTTCATCTGGGAGATTGTCAACGGTTATGA
- the LOC132956456 gene encoding alpha-2,8-sialyltransferase 8E-like isoform X1, with amino-acid sequence MKLKSLFSPVMTLLCLSSLLIWYLLDSDVDQHLPAPQRKRAPKTFDLCKECNNTIIKVMQNYSQAWKKQEDNFKKFRSQLSNSCSGFDKAILNQANTVVEPELVDKRKCSFQVSQEVFNTFTKEHPFSNKTWDTCSVVGNGGILTDSSCGERIDSAQFVMRCNLPPLGNGYEKHVGVKTDLVTANPSILREKYESLMKRRRPFVESLHIYRNSLLVFPFSRGNTAIFLRAIYSVEDFGSPIRPVFINPKYFNRLAAFWRVQGLGSAWMSTGLIMTSIALEVCENVHLYGFWPFDNHPYGLYDLTHHYYDDRKAKRFHAMPKEFGLLMQLHRKGVLKLHLGDCQRL; translated from the exons ATGAAG CTCAAGTCACTCTTCTCTCCTGTGATGACTCTCCTGTGTTTGTCAAGCCTACTGATCTGGTACTTACTGGACAG TGATGTGGACCAGCACTTACCAGCCCCTCAGAGGAAAAGAGCCCCCAAGACTTTTGACCTCTGCAAAGAATGCAA taATACGATCATAAAAGTAATGCAGAATTACTCCCAAGCCTGGAAGAAGCAGGAGGACAATTTTAAAAAGTTcag ATCTCAGCTGAGCAACAGCTGCAGTGGTTTTGACAAAGCCATCCTTAACCAGGCCAACACTGTAGTGGAACCAGAGCTCGTTGATAAGAGAAAGTGCAGCTTCCAGGTGTCTCAGGAGGTTTTTAACACCTTTACAAAG GAGCATCctttctcaaataaaacatgggACACGTGTTCTGTTGTTGGGAACGGAGGAATCCTGACTGACAGCAGCTGTGGAGAGAGAATTGATTCAGCTCAGTTTGTCATGAG GTGCAACCTTCCTCCTTTGGGAAATGGTTATGAGAAGCATGTCGGTGTCAAAACGGACCTTGTGACAGCGAACCCAAGCATCCTCAGGGAGAA GTATGAGTCTCTGATGAAGCGTCGTCGTCCGTTTGTGGAAAGTCTGCATATTTACCGCAACTCCTTGCTAGTCTTTCCCTTCTCTCGTGGAAACACTGCTATATTTCTGCGGGCCATCTACAGTGTTGAGGACTTTGGAAGCCCCATTAGGCCCGTCTTCATTAACCCTAAGTACTTCAACAGACTGGCTGCCTTCTGGCGTGTACAAGGCTTGGGATCAGCATGGATGAGCACCGGGCTAATTATGACTAGCATAGCTTTGGAGGTCTGTGAAAATGTGCATCTGTATGGGTTCTGGCCCTTCGATAATCACCCCTATGGACTCTACGACCTGACGCACCACTACTATGATGACAGAAAAGCTAAAAGGTTCCACGCCATGCCCAAGGAGTTTGGGCTCCTGATGCAGCTGCACAGAAAGGGGGTGCTCAAGCTTCATCTGGGAGATTGTCAACGGTTATGA